Genomic segment of Microbacterium hydrocarbonoxydans:
CGGAATCAAGGACATGAGTTCGTGGCTTCCCGGGCACGGGGGTCTGCTGGATCGCTTGGACAGCATTCTGCCGTCGACGGTCCCGGCGCTCTGCCTCTACTTCCTCTTCTCCTCCTGGACGGTGCTGTGATGACTTCCGATGACGTGTCGATCCGTGAGGGCGGGACCCGCACGGCCCCGGCGTTCTCTCTGACCACCGGACGTGACAGGGGATACCACCGGGCGGCCGTCGACACCTTCCTGGCCGCGGCGCGCGCCGCGTTCGAGAACTCGAACGGCGAGCTCACCGCCGCCGACGTCAGAGTCGCGTCGTTCCCGCTGGTGAAGGAAGGCTATGACGTGGCCGAAGTCGATGCTGCTCTCGGCCGGGTGGAGGACGCGCTGGCAGCCCGAGAGCGCGACCAGGCTGTGCGGTCGCGCGGAGCCGGAGTGTGGGTCGATCAGGCTCGTGGCGACGCGCAGGTCATCCTCGACCACCTCGCTCGTCCGGCGCGTCACCGGTTCGCCCGCACCAACGTTCTCACCTTCGGCTATCGCGTCGACGAGGTCGATCACGTCGCCGGTCGCATCGTCAGGTACCTTCGCGACGGCGAGGCGCTCACTGCCGAGCAGCTCCGTTCGGCGGCATTCCGCATGCAGCGCGGCGGTTATCGCGAAGAGCAGGTCGACGCTCTGCTCGACGCGACCGTCGATGTGATCCTGGCGGTTCGCTGAACGTTCACCGTGGTCGAGCGGCTGACCACCGGGTAGACTCCCTCATATCGTGAACCCCCGAGACGACATGATCCTGAAGCGCGAAGATGAGACGCCGGTGCGTGCAACACCGGCGCTTTCTGTGCGCAAGGGATCACGAAAGCACACCGTCGCAGGTATCGTGAGCGCACTCGCGGTCATCGGATTCGCCGGAGCCATGGTCGCACCCACCGGGGTGGCGCTCGCACAGCAGCCCGCGGAAGCGGCTCCCGAGTCGGCATACTCCCTCGCACTCGCGGACACGCAGAATCTCACCGTCACGTCTGACGGCGCGGCGATCGCGCCGGTGCAGCGCGGGACGTTCACCGTCTACGT
This window contains:
- a CDS encoding DivIVA domain-containing protein, translating into MTSDDVSIREGGTRTAPAFSLTTGRDRGYHRAAVDTFLAAARAAFENSNGELTAADVRVASFPLVKEGYDVAEVDAALGRVEDALAARERDQAVRSRGAGVWVDQARGDAQVILDHLARPARHRFARTNVLTFGYRVDEVDHVAGRIVRYLRDGEALTAEQLRSAAFRMQRGGYREEQVDALLDATVDVILAVR